In Deinobacterium chartae, the genomic stretch TTGGGTCTACCCGGGGTGCTTTCAGGTACAACATGTATCCTAGAAGAGTCTGAGGAACACCCCCACCCGCCGCGCAGGGGCCATGCATGTTTGGGCGAGGGGTTTTCTCGCTGAGAGGAGCAGTGAATGTCAACAGACGCGAGCGCTACGGGTCGCGCGTACTCGGCGATCTTGAACGGAATCTTGGGTGGGCAGTATGCGCCTGGCACCATGCTGAGCGAGGCGGCCCTTGCTGCGCAGATCGGCGTCAGCCGCACCCCTGTCCGCATGGCGCTGACCCGTTTGCAAGACGAAGGCTGGATCACCGTTTACCCGAAGCGCGGCGCTCTGGTGCAAGGACTCAGCGAACGGGCCATCGCCGATTTGGCCGATGCACGCCTGATGCTGGAATCCACCTCGGTTCTGCGCGCCAGCGCCGAGACCCGCCGCACGCTGGCGACCCGGCTCGAGGCTGAAATTCTTGTGCAGCGGGAGACGATGGCTCGCCGTGACCTGCGGGCCT encodes the following:
- a CDS encoding GntR family transcriptional regulator, encoding MSTDASATGRAYSAILNGILGGQYAPGTMLSEAALAAQIGVSRTPVRMALTRLQDEGWITVYPKRGALVQGLSERAIADLADARLMLESTSVLRASAETRRTLATRLEAEILVQRETMARRDLRAFIESTIVFHRSFVEASQNTVMLELNDRLADRQRFLLFSSGDRLLARCEAIIHEHEELVRALRDGDATRFSETLRRHLGNTFGTTLRELCPVPGFAV